The Paenibacillus sp. FSL H7-0357 nucleotide sequence TTGGACAACGGGATAACAATGCTGAGCAGGATCCGAAAATGCCCGGCGCCGTCGATCCGTGCAGATTCTTCCAGACTTACGGGAATACCGCTCGTTAGAGAAGTCTTCATAATCAGCAGATTGAAGGCGCTGAACGACAACGGTAAAATCAGTGACCATATCGTATCCATCAGTCCCAGATTGTTAATGTTCATATAGTCCGGGATGATACCTCCACTAAAGTACATCGTGAACAAAAAGATGAAGGTGATTACTCTACGGCCCTTCAGCTGAGATCTGGACAGCGGGTACGCGGCGCAGATGGTCAGAACCATCCCCAGTATGGTGAACAGCACTGTCACTATAACTGAGATGTACAGTGAACGGAGTATACTGGCATCCGCGAAGATTTTCTTGTACGCTTCTATGGTGAAGCCCTGCGGCCACAGAAAAACCTTATTTGCAATAACAAAGGAGTCAGAGCTCAGGGATTTCGACACAACATGAAGAAACGGCAACAAGCACGCTAGCGAAGCAATGATCAGAACGAGGCGGATCAGCAATTCCCAGATGTCCAAACGCCCTTTACGTGATGCGGCAGGGTTGCCGGTTAATGCTCTCATGGTTTCTCTCCTTTCTATAATATTCCATCCTCGCCGAGCTTCTTAGCCAC carries:
- a CDS encoding carbohydrate ABC transporter permease; translated protein: MRALTGNPAASRKGRLDIWELLIRLVLIIASLACLLPFLHVVSKSLSSDSFVIANKVFLWPQGFTIEAYKKIFADASILRSLYISVIVTVLFTILGMVLTICAAYPLSRSQLKGRRVITFIFLFTMYFSGGIIPDYMNINNLGLMDTIWSLILPLSFSAFNLLIMKTSLTSGIPVSLEESARIDGAGHFRILLSIVIPLSKPIIATLSLFYAVGRWNVYQDALFYIKHEISLRPLQLKLYYLVIQASESFQLEATQVSLSNPEVLKASVVVFATLPILCVYPFVQKYFVQGVMLGAVKE